The DNA sequence GCTTTTATACGGTTTCGATTTTGTTTAAACACATCAACTAAATATTTGTCTTTAACGGCTGATGATTGAAGATTTAGTATGCTGGAGATGATTTGCAGGTTATTTTTGACCCTATGGTGAATTTCCCTAAGCAGTAAGACTTTTTCATCCAGTGAATTCTTGATCTGATCTTCATATTTTTTACGCTGAATAGCCATGGCAAAGAACTCTGCAATTCTTTCAACTACATTTATATCGTCATCTGAGTAATCATTAACAGGATTTGCAAGAGCAATTTCTCCTGCAACTTCATTATCTATTAATACTGGAATTCCTAAAAATTTCTCGAGTTTCACATGCCCTTCAGGCACTCCTTTTGCAGAGGGATGTTTTTGAGCGTTATTAGTGTAAAAAGATTCTTTAGTATTTAGACAATGTCCCCAAAGACCAGGATATATTCCATCAGAGCCTACATGGAATGAAACTACCTCATTTTTTTCCCACATTACTTCACATTCCATCATCATGCTGGAGAGACTGTGCAAAATATTTTCACCAGTTTTAGTGTCTATTGAAGAAACGAACCCATACTTACTTTTAGTTAACTTCCTTGCTTCCCCTAAAATAGCAACAGTTACATCTTCCATACTGGATTCTGGAGAAATTATAGGAACATATATTCTGGCTAAAGATCTGTTTATCTCTAATTCTTTTCTAAGTTTAATGCGAGACTGTTTCTTTTCAGTTATATCTAAAAGAGAAACAACACTCTTTTTAGTGCCAGGTATCATTGCCACAGACATGTATACATCTTTTATATTTCCTTCAATGTCCATCACTCTGCTTTCATAATTTGCTGGAACTTTATCAGGTTCAATTCTACGGAGTTGATGGTACTCCTTCATTTTTGGCAGTTCTTCTTCTACAAAAAAATTAGTCCAGCTCATTTTATTTTCTATTTTTTCTTTAGAATAACCTGTAAATTGTGCAAATTCCTCATTTACAAGGGATAATGTCATGTCTTTTTCACTGATGGCCATTGCAGATCCTGTATTTTCAAAAATAGCCTTGTATCTCGCTTCGGACTTTTTTAAGGCGTCTTCAGCCTGCTGAACATCTAAAACCTTCCAAACTGACTCCATTAAAAGTTCAATCTGTAGTACATCTATTTCAGTGTAATCTTTATCTTTATTAGCTAATCCAACAACAGCAACGATTTTATCCTCGCTGAAAACAGGAATGTTCATGAATTTGTGGATAAATGCATGACCTTCAGGGTAACTCTTTTTAAGAGGATTATCTGATTCAAAGTCATTTAAAATGAGCGGTTTCCTTTGGCGGACTGCTTCTCCCCAGATACCTACATTTTCCAATTTATAAATCATATTATAATCAATGCCACTAACATCTTTTCTATCATCGCGAGACGCCGAATCTAGAACAAATTCTTTTTTATCCTCATAATAATGATATATAAATCCCAGTTTACTTTCAGTTAGTTGGATCGCTTCATTAAGAGCATAATCAAGGAAATCTTGAACAGATTCTGCTTTATACTGGAGTATTCTTACCAAACTTTTCAACCGAACTTGATTTTGCTCAAGTTCTTCTTCATACTGCTTTATTTCAGTTAAATCATCATAAACTGCTACTATATCACTTGAAGGTAGTTTATAGATATAGTTTTCCCGCCATCCTTCAATTCTTGCATCTTTGTATAGGGAAACCGGATACTTTTCTGGTTTTCCAGTCTTCCAAACCCTTTTAAAAACTTCAAAAATTCCAAATTCTTTTACACCCGGGAAAACTTCAGTAACTCGCTTATCTATAACATCTTCTCTTTTTATTTGTTCTATTTCTTCTGCTGCTTTATTAAAATCATTTAATACGAAGTTTTCGCCATTATCGACAGCCGTATAAACTGCTACCGCGCTTTTACTATTTTCAAAAATAGCCCTATACTCTACCTCAGAATGTTTAAGAGCCTCTTCTGTCTCCTTTCGTTCAGTGATATCCACCATTACTCCAATCAAACCTGCAAGTTCACCATCTTTATCTTCAAATATAGCCTTGTTAAATAGCATTGTATGCCGTGACCCGTCAGCATACTGCACTGGAGCCTCATAAACCTGCAAAATCTGGTTTTCAAATAGTTCTTTATCCTTTTGATGATACTTATCCGCCAAATCTTTAGGAGATATGTCATAAACGTTTTTTCCAACTATTTCATCCTTTGATAATCCTATAAACTCTTCAAATGCATTATTACAACCAATATACACATATTCTTTGTCTTTATAGAATAGAGGGTAAGGTATAGTGTCAATTAAATTCTGTAGAAAATGATATTGCTCTTTAATTGATTCTTCAGCTTTTTTACGTTCGGTGATATCCCTGGCGGAAGTAATGACAGATTTTACTTTTCCCCCATCTGAAAATAACGGGATCATCAACCAATCCATCCATACACCATTTGGTAGCTGAAATTCGATTCGATCTGTTTTTCCTATCTGGAAAACATTGAGGAGCGTATTTTCCCAGATTTCCACCAGATCTTCCGGGAAACCAAGCTCAGCATGAGTTTTACCAATAAATTCATCTGCAGGGATACCAGTATCTTTTTCAACATTGGGATTCACATATAAATGCCTTAAATCAGAATCAAAAAGCATTATAGTATCTAAAGAATTCTCTGTTAGTGCTCTAAATCTACCTTCACTGTCTTTCAAAGATTCTTCAGCTTCCCTACGTTCCGTTATATCTTCGATAAATCCTTCTAAGAATAATAATTCACCTGAACTTGAAAATACCCCTCTTCCTCTCTCCCAAACAAATTTTATTTGAGAATCTGCAGCAATTATCCTGTAAATGATTTCATAATGTTCTTTTTTATCCAAAGCTATTTGGATATCATCCCAAACCTTTTGAAGATCCTCTGGATGGATCAAAGAACCATAAGAAAGTTTTCGATTGCCAATTAAATCTGTGGTAGAGTATCCTGTAAGCTCCAAGCACCCTTCACTCACAAATTCCATGGTCCATTCAGCATCATTTTTGCACCTATAAACAATGCCTGGTAAATTGCTTATTAATGTTTCAAGTCTTCTTTGACTTTCTTGCAGATCCATTTCAACTTCTTTTTGTGGAGTCACATCCCTGACAAAGGCACAGTTGTATTCAGTTCCATTGTATTTAAGATAGTTAATGGATATGTTAACGTAAAATTTTTCCCCATTTTTTTTGCGGTGTTTAGTTTCAACTGTTTTTATTTTTCCGCTTTTAATGTCTTTCCAGTGTTCTTCCCATTCTTCTTGCGGAAAATCAGGATCAATATCAAAAACCGTCATTGAAATAAGCTCTTCATTAGAATAACCCAATGATTCACAGGCGGCTTCATTAACAAAACATATGCGGGCATCTGAAGTTATCCATATTATAGAATCAGGACCATGTTCAACAGAAAATTGGGTCAGTTTCAATCGTTCTTCAATGGTTTTTCTTTCAGTTATATCCTGGTTCATTCCAATAATTCTGGTGGCAATTCCATTTTCATCAAATTCTAATCCTTTTGCTACGCCTAAAATCCATTTAATACTCTTATTTTTACAAATTACTCTGTATTCTATTTTAAAATTATCCAATTTATCTTCAATCTGTTTTTTAAGATTTGCAAGGGTTTTTTCGCGATCATCTACATGTATGAGTTTAGACCAGCTGTCATAGTTGGCAGGAAATTCATCTGCTTCATATCCAAACAGTTGATAGTATTCTGGCGAAAAATAAGCCTCTCCAGTGGGGATACTCCAATCAAATATTGCAGCATTAGCTCCCTGTAAAGCTATTTTTAATCGTTCCTCGTTGATCTTTAAAGAATTTTCCGCCTCTTTACGTTCTGTTATATCTTCCAGTGTTTCTAAAGCACCTATAATATTTCCTTCAGCGTCTTTTATTGAGGCTGCTGTAAAATGAAGCCATTTACCAGTTTCTCCAATTGATGGGAAGAAATCTTCAGCTACATATGCTCCTTTTAAATGTTCAGATTCCTTATATTTTCCAGAATACCATTTATCTAATACTTTTATATCCTCATCAACTATTAAATCCGCCAAACACGGCCTTTTTTCGCTGTAAAATGCCCGCCAGTGTTCATCAGTGCCTATGATTTCTTCAGATGATATCCCGCTGTACTCTGCCATTGCCTGGTTCCAGTGAATAACATAGTGATTTTTATCAATTACAAACTGCAGAACTGGAGAACCATCTATTATAGCACTTAATTGCCTTTGGCTATTTCTAAGGTCCCTTTCCATCTTATTTTTATAAAGAGCAAGTTCTATTGCATATCTAAGCTCATTAGGACCATATGGCTTAATAATATATCCATAAGGTCCTGTAAGTTTGGCTTTCTCAACTGTAGGTTCATCTGAATGGGCTGATAAATATATTATGGGAATGTGTAATTTTACTATTTCTTCAGCGGCTTCTATCCCGTTCATTTCACCTTTTAAAACAATATCCATTATAACAAGATCGGGCATGATGTCTAACGATTTCTCAACAGCTTCCTCTCCACGGGAAGCAACGAATGGAACTTCAAAACCAAATGATTCCAATGTATGTTTAATATCCATTGCTTCAATGGCATCGTCTTCTACAAGAATGATTTTAGTTTTAGACATTTAATGCCTCAAATATTCACTCGTTATTATTTTATATGTAGAAGTATTTATTATTTTCAGACAAATCATTTATCATTCCATTTTTTATGCCTTTTTTTGAAATATACATTAATAATACAAAGAACAATATAAATCCAAACAAATTATATTTTTATAGAATTATAAATATTCTAAATAACGATTACAATCCATAGGAGGAGTTAAATGCACCTTAAAATTGCCATTCCATCAAAAGGAAGGATAAGTGACCCTGCAGTTAAACTTTTAGGAAAGGCAGGGATTGGCATTAGAGATACGGCCAATAGGAAGCTCTTTTCAAAGACATATGATGAAGAAATAAGTGTAATGTTTACAAGGGCTGCAGATATCCCTGAATTTGTAGCCGATGGTGCTGCAGACATGGGGATGACTGGTCTTGACTTAATTGAAGAAAAGGATGGTGACGTTGAAATTCTTGAAGATTTAAACTTTGGAAGGGCCAAACTTGTTTTAGCCGTTCCTGAAGATTCCCACATCAATGATATTTCTGATATAACTGATGATCATATTGTTGCAACTGAATTTCCACATTTAACGGAGAAATATCTTAAAAATAAAGGAATAAATACAAAAATAGTGGAATTAAGCGGTTCAACAGAGATTGCACCATTTATAGGGGTTGCAGACATCGTAGTTGACCTTACAAGCACAGGCACGACATTAAAAATGAATCATCTTAAAATAATAGATACTGTCCTTGAAAGCTCTATTAAGCTAATTGCAAATAAAAAAAGCTTTAAAGAAAAGAATGAGAAAATTGAAGCTGTAAGAACTGGTATTAAAGGAGTTCTTGATGCTGAAGGTAAAAAACTGGTAATGATGAATGTGGATAAAGAAGTCCTTGACCAGGTTAAAATGGCCATGCCGGGACTTACAGGTCCTACAGTATCACAAGTTATGTCTAATGATGATGTTGTAGCTGTTCATGCAGTTGTTGATGAAAATGATGTTTTTAATGTGGTAAATCAGCTTAAAAAGATAGGTGCACGCGATATACTGGTTGTGCCCATTGAAAGAATAATATAAAATATATTTAAAAAAACTCATTGATTAACCATAAAAATGTTTTTAAAATATAAAAAATTAATTATAGCTTGTTTAGAAAGTATGTAAAGTGATTAAATGAAAAAGCTGTTGTGGTGGTTAATTGCCGGTATGAAAGGTGGATTAAACCGCGCCAAAATAATCAAAATGTTAAATGAAAGGCCATATAATGCACATCAACTTTCAGATGAGCTAAATTTAGATTATAAAACCATAAGACACCATATTAAAGTTTTAGAAGAAAATAACATAGTTAAATCCGGTGACGAGAAATATGGTAAAATGTATTTCCTATCGCCAGCCATAGAAGAAAATTATGATATATTCACCGAGATTTGGGAACAAATTGGGAAAAAGTAAATACCCTTTAAACCATTACTAGAAATATAATAAGAGGAAAAAACGATGGAAAATTTTTTGAATATAGAAGCAAAGAATGTAGATGGAGTGCCAGGAGGCATAGAAAGCCATAATAGTAGCAATATTCCGCCGCAAAACATGACTCCTGACCCACATGGGTTGGATATCATAGGCATAGGGACAATCTTAGCAATTATAATCGGAATTGCAAATATATGCTTATTAATCGCGCTGCTTTACGTTTACCTAAAAAGTTATAAACAATTAAAATCTAAATTTACAATGGGCCTTTTAGTCTTTGCTTCACTTTTACTGCTTCAAAATGTTGTTTCAACTCTATTTTTAGTTTTAAACATGTTCGTTGGTCCGGGTTCTCACAGTTTTGAAATAGGACGGCAAGAATTTCCCCTGTCATCCATTAACATAATCCAGTTAATTGCACTTTCAATTCTCCTGAAGATTACCTGGGAATAATCTATTCCCTTCTCTTTTTAAGCCCCTCAATTCCTTTTCAGTTTAAAAAGAAAGATAAGTTTAAAAATAGATTATTAATGGGTTTCAGGATATTTTATAAACTTTTATATTGTTTTCACTAGAAATCAAAGTCCCATACTTTGAATAATCCTGATTTAAATTATTACCAGGCTTATTCATAGATCCTGCATTTTGCCCTGTAAAATTTCCAGGAGGAGAGGAGCTAGATCTATTAAAACCATTTTTATTTCCTAAACTCATAGATGGAGGGCCAGTCATATTATTTTTCATGTTTAAGTCCTGATGATCAGGTAATCCGCTATTCTGTTTATCCTGCGAATTTAAGGTTATTCCTCCAAATGGAAATGAGTAGGGGAGCA is a window from the Methanobacterium sp. genome containing:
- a CDS encoding PAS domain S-box protein, whose translation is MSKTKIILVEDDAIEAMDIKHTLESFGFEVPFVASRGEEAVEKSLDIMPDLVIMDIVLKGEMNGIEAAEEIVKLHIPIIYLSAHSDEPTVEKAKLTGPYGYIIKPYGPNELRYAIELALYKNKMERDLRNSQRQLSAIIDGSPVLQFVIDKNHYVIHWNQAMAEYSGISSEEIIGTDEHWRAFYSEKRPCLADLIVDEDIKVLDKWYSGKYKESEHLKGAYVAEDFFPSIGETGKWLHFTAASIKDAEGNIIGALETLEDITERKEAENSLKINEERLKIALQGANAAIFDWSIPTGEAYFSPEYYQLFGYEADEFPANYDSWSKLIHVDDREKTLANLKKQIEDKLDNFKIEYRVICKNKSIKWILGVAKGLEFDENGIATRIIGMNQDITERKTIEERLKLTQFSVEHGPDSIIWITSDARICFVNEAACESLGYSNEELISMTVFDIDPDFPQEEWEEHWKDIKSGKIKTVETKHRKKNGEKFYVNISINYLKYNGTEYNCAFVRDVTPQKEVEMDLQESQRRLETLISNLPGIVYRCKNDAEWTMEFVSEGCLELTGYSTTDLIGNRKLSYGSLIHPEDLQKVWDDIQIALDKKEHYEIIYRIIAADSQIKFVWERGRGVFSSSGELLFLEGFIEDITERREAEESLKDSEGRFRALTENSLDTIMLFDSDLRHLYVNPNVEKDTGIPADEFIGKTHAELGFPEDLVEIWENTLLNVFQIGKTDRIEFQLPNGVWMDWLMIPLFSDGGKVKSVITSARDITERKKAEESIKEQYHFLQNLIDTIPYPLFYKDKEYVYIGCNNAFEEFIGLSKDEIVGKNVYDISPKDLADKYHQKDKELFENQILQVYEAPVQYADGSRHTMLFNKAIFEDKDGELAGLIGVMVDITERKETEEALKHSEVEYRAIFENSKSAVAVYTAVDNGENFVLNDFNKAAEEIEQIKREDVIDKRVTEVFPGVKEFGIFEVFKRVWKTGKPEKYPVSLYKDARIEGWRENYIYKLPSSDIVAVYDDLTEIKQYEEELEQNQVRLKSLVRILQYKAESVQDFLDYALNEAIQLTESKLGFIYHYYEDKKEFVLDSASRDDRKDVSGIDYNMIYKLENVGIWGEAVRQRKPLILNDFESDNPLKKSYPEGHAFIHKFMNIPVFSEDKIVAVVGLANKDKDYTEIDVLQIELLMESVWKVLDVQQAEDALKKSEARYKAIFENTGSAMAISEKDMTLSLVNEEFAQFTGYSKEKIENKMSWTNFFVEEELPKMKEYHQLRRIEPDKVPANYESRVMDIEGNIKDVYMSVAMIPGTKKSVVSLLDITEKKQSRIKLRKELEINRSLARIYVPIISPESSMEDVTVAILGEARKLTKSKYGFVSSIDTKTGENILHSLSSMMMECEVMWEKNEVVSFHVGSDGIYPGLWGHCLNTKESFYTNNAQKHPSAKGVPEGHVKLEKFLGIPVLIDNEVAGEIALANPVNDYSDDDINVVERIAEFFAMAIQRKKYEDQIKNSLDEKVLLLREIHHRVKNNLQIISSILNLQSSAVKDKYLVDVFKQNRNRIKAMAMIHEKLYNAPDLAKIDFSDYIRSLTTDITYTYLVKTEFLDIKLDLEDNIMLNIETAIPCGLILSELISNSIKHAFTEGVKGEIKIAFKKIDEKFILTLSDNGTGLPDELDFRKTESLGLQLVNSLVEQLDGSIELDKTKGTKFIIKFKELKYKKRI
- a CDS encoding winged helix-turn-helix transcriptional regulator; its protein translation is MKKLLWWLIAGMKGGLNRAKIIKMLNERPYNAHQLSDELNLDYKTIRHHIKVLEENNIVKSGDEKYGKMYFLSPAIEENYDIFTEIWEQIGKK
- a CDS encoding ATP phosphoribosyltransferase, yielding MHLKIAIPSKGRISDPAVKLLGKAGIGIRDTANRKLFSKTYDEEISVMFTRAADIPEFVADGAADMGMTGLDLIEEKDGDVEILEDLNFGRAKLVLAVPEDSHINDISDITDDHIVATEFPHLTEKYLKNKGINTKIVELSGSTEIAPFIGVADIVVDLTSTGTTLKMNHLKIIDTVLESSIKLIANKKSFKEKNEKIEAVRTGIKGVLDAEGKKLVMMNVDKEVLDQVKMAMPGLTGPTVSQVMSNDDVVAVHAVVDENDVFNVVNQLKKIGARDILVVPIERII